In Carassius gibelio isolate Cgi1373 ecotype wild population from Czech Republic chromosome B17, carGib1.2-hapl.c, whole genome shotgun sequence, a single window of DNA contains:
- the sh3pxd2ab gene encoding SH3 and PX domain-containing protein 2A isoform X2, giving the protein MARRSSGGRGHGGSWLTACFFPSSSGRERGEALGAEECMRVYVVTADYQRQENTEISLKAGERVEVIEKSESGWWFVRTAEEQGWVPATYLVSLTGRRDNHKTPNGEKRYITVQSFSSSSQDELGFESGVIVEVIQRNLEGWWFIRYGSKEGWAPAAYLRKMQDGVMAGNQATETNKPAVQGQVEIIGNLMEISNLLNKKPSNERHSHTQTDTIAHRNSTTNTYRHSQTDTYTQYNGDTEQTDAYSNNTHSDRSSGSSISTAANVVTCSLDRDSDGPVTQHTDTSVRLSVSDSSVSVSVSDACGTASVSEASVSSTSAAIKTKTVPPSPAIARVAPQRFHSTETRSPSNNQKLPPRRENSLGFQLPQPPDPPTVEAEYYTIAEFRSCLTDGISFSGGQKAEVIEKNSGGWWYVQIGEKEGWAPCSYIDKRKKPTLNRQTSTLTRPKVPPPAPPIKKQNSLPCVESEVLTPTSPRVYEEPEYDVPAVGLEFDPEQEFFPGDAPTKAPPPLCQRMVSFTLGEGDEEDDEDVYANGGFIAVPQCKDSHYDTYSSSSAHRASMWDPPEYDAPTIEPNIETSTTLYAHSKQSKLKQQADESKSKPSVRPKPANQDCGSLRRPQNQEQPGQMQFRTSRTSEDSENGSSDKFQTFSDPPSFLYRTTVAYQRKEPCELSFPAGVQVEVLEKQESGWWFVRWGNEEGWAPTYYLQPIKSFETSGTEAKTTEMVNSETCWSASPELEISVQGDVGKLGKCISLEKNEQRVNQSLKSGHRSNQQNCRVGVKQLAVRPQNVLKDNTNTHTTPAGRRNDALPSLSYNDQTNSSCAGNTESMRRKVPVSMVKPKPHLIHNNLREEYVSIADYHGDAETMSFPAGTRLEVLERNPNGWWYCRVLDTAKTRKGWVPSNFLERRS; this is encoded by the exons gGTGGTGGTTTGTAAGAACAGCTGAAGAACAAGGCTGGGTTCCTGCAACATACCTTGTCTCTCTCACAGGACGTCGAGACAACCACAAAACACCGAACGGAGAGA AGAGGTATATTACAGTTCAGTCCTTCAGCAGTTCGAGTCAGGATGAGCTGGGCTTTGAGAGTGGCGTCATTGTTGAGGTCATCCAGAGGAATCTGGAGGGCTGGTGGTTCATACG TTATGGCAGTAAGGAGGGATGGGCTCCAGCTGCCTATCTGAGGAAAATGCAAGATGGTGTCATGGCGGGTAACCAGGCAACAGAGACAAATAAACCAGCTGTGCAGGGTCAGGTGGAAATCATTGGAAACCTTATGGAGATCAGCAACCTCCTGAACAAGAAACCCTCCAACGAacgacactcacacacacaaactgacacCATTGCACACCGAAACAGCACCACAAACACATACAGGCACTCACAGACGGACACATATACACAATACAATGGTGATACGGAGCAGACTGATGCTTACAGTAACAATACACATAGTGATAGAAGCAGCGGCAGCAGCATTAGCACAGCAGCTAATGTGGTTACTTGTAGTTTAGACAGAGACTCTGATGGTCCTGTCACCCAGCACACAGACACGAGTGTGCGTCTCTCTGTCTCAGACAGCAGTGTGTCTGTGTCAGTGTCAGATGCTTGTGGAACTGCGTCTGTTTCTGAAGCAAGTGTGTCTTCAACATCAGCCGCTATAAAGACCAAAACCGTCCCTCCGTCTCCTGCCATTGCTCGAGTCGCACCCCAGAGATTCCACAGCACCGAGACCA GATCACCATCAAACAATCAAAAACTGCCTCCACGTCGAGAAAACAGCctg GGATTTCAGTTACCGCAGCCCCCAGATCCCCCTACTGTCGAAGCTGAGTATTACACCATCGCTGAGTTCAGGTCCTGCTTGACAGATGGCATCAGTTTCAGTGGAGGACAGAAAGCTGAG GTCATTGAGAAGAACTCTGGAGGTTGGTGGTACGTCCAAATCGGAGAGAAGGAGGGTTGGGCCCCATGTTCTTACATCGACAAACGCAAGAAACCCACCTTGAACCGCCAAACCAGTACACTGACCCGGCCCAAGGTACCACCTCCTGCTCCGCCAATCAAAAAGCAGAACTCACTTCCATGTGTTGAGTCTGAGGTTTTGACCCCAACGAGTCCAAGGGTGTATGAGGAACCAGAGTATGATGTTCCAGCAGTGGGCCTTGAATTTGATCCTGAGCAGGAGTTTTTTCCAGGAGATGCACCGACTAAAGCCCCACCTCCTTTATGTCAGCGTATGGTTTCTTTTACGTTGGGTGAAGGggatgaagaggatgatgaggatgTGTATGCCAATGGTGGCTTCATAGCTGTACCACAGTGTAAGGACAGTCACTATGACACATACTCGTCTTCTTCAGCGCACCGGGCATCTATGTGGGATCCACCGGAATATGATGCCCCAACAATCGAGCCCAACATTGAGACCTCTACGACGCTCTATGCACACTCAAAGCAATCTAAACTCAAACAGCAGGCTGATGAGTCTAAATCCAAACCATCCGTGCGTCCGAAACCTGCAAACCAAGACTGTGGTTCTCTCAGAAGACCCCAAAACCAAGAGCAACCAGGCCAGATGCAATTCAGGACCTCCCGCACATCTGAGGACTCTGAGAATGGCTCATCAGATAAATTCCAGACGTTTAGTGATCCGCCTTCCTTTTTGTACCGAACTACTGTGGCGTACCAGCGGAAAGAGCCGTGCGAGCTCAGCTTTCCCGCGGGAGTGCAGGTGGAGGTTCTGGAGAAGCAGGAGAGCGGCTGGTGGTTCGTCCGCTGGGGGAACGAAGAGGGCTGGGCGCCCACCTACTACCTGCAGCCAATCAAAAGCTTCGAAACAAGCGGTACAGAAGCCAAAACCACCGAGATGGTTAATTCTGAGACGTGTTGGTCTGCGTCTCCTGAGTTGGAGATTTCAGTGCAGGGAGATGTTGGAAAGTTGGGTAAATGCATAAGTTTGGAGAAGAACGAGCAGCGTGTTAACCAAAGCCTGAAGAGCGGACACAGATCTAACCAGCAGAACTGCCGGGTCGGTGTGAAGCAGCTCGCCGTCAGACCTCAGAACGTCCTCAAGGACAACACTAATACGCACACAACTCCCGCAGGTCGGAGGAACGATGCGCTGCCTAGTCTTAGCTACAATGACCAAACCAACTCTTCTTGTGCAGGTAACACCGAGAGCATGAGACGTAAGGTACCGGTGTCAATGGTGAAGCCTAAACCTCATCTGATCCACAACAACCTGCGCGAGGAGTACGTTTCCATCGCTGATTATCACGGCGATGCGGAGACCATGAGCTTCCCTGCTGGCACGAGGCTGGAAGTCCTGGAGAGAAACCCTAATGGATGGTGGTACTGCCGTGTGCTCGACACAGCTAAAACACGAAAAGGATGGGTGCCCTCCAACTTTCTGGAGAGGAGGAGCTAG
- the sh3pxd2ab gene encoding SH3 and PX domain-containing protein 2A isoform X1 — protein sequence MARRSSGGRGHGGSWLTACFFPSSSGRERGEALGAEECMRVYVVTADYQRQENTEISLKAGERVEVIEKSESGWWFVRTAEEQGWVPATYLVSLTGRRDNHKTPNGETERYITVQSFSSSSQDELGFESGVIVEVIQRNLEGWWFIRYGSKEGWAPAAYLRKMQDGVMAGNQATETNKPAVQGQVEIIGNLMEISNLLNKKPSNERHSHTQTDTIAHRNSTTNTYRHSQTDTYTQYNGDTEQTDAYSNNTHSDRSSGSSISTAANVVTCSLDRDSDGPVTQHTDTSVRLSVSDSSVSVSVSDACGTASVSEASVSSTSAAIKTKTVPPSPAIARVAPQRFHSTETRSPSNNQKLPPRRENSLGFQLPQPPDPPTVEAEYYTIAEFRSCLTDGISFSGGQKAEVIEKNSGGWWYVQIGEKEGWAPCSYIDKRKKPTLNRQTSTLTRPKVPPPAPPIKKQNSLPCVESEVLTPTSPRVYEEPEYDVPAVGLEFDPEQEFFPGDAPTKAPPPLCQRMVSFTLGEGDEEDDEDVYANGGFIAVPQCKDSHYDTYSSSSAHRASMWDPPEYDAPTIEPNIETSTTLYAHSKQSKLKQQADESKSKPSVRPKPANQDCGSLRRPQNQEQPGQMQFRTSRTSEDSENGSSDKFQTFSDPPSFLYRTTVAYQRKEPCELSFPAGVQVEVLEKQESGWWFVRWGNEEGWAPTYYLQPIKSFETSGTEAKTTEMVNSETCWSASPELEISVQGDVGKLGKCISLEKNEQRVNQSLKSGHRSNQQNCRVGVKQLAVRPQNVLKDNTNTHTTPAGRRNDALPSLSYNDQTNSSCAGNTESMRRKVPVSMVKPKPHLIHNNLREEYVSIADYHGDAETMSFPAGTRLEVLERNPNGWWYCRVLDTAKTRKGWVPSNFLERRS from the exons gGTGGTGGTTTGTAAGAACAGCTGAAGAACAAGGCTGGGTTCCTGCAACATACCTTGTCTCTCTCACAGGACGTCGAGACAACCACAAAACACCGAACGGAGAGA CAGAGAGGTATATTACAGTTCAGTCCTTCAGCAGTTCGAGTCAGGATGAGCTGGGCTTTGAGAGTGGCGTCATTGTTGAGGTCATCCAGAGGAATCTGGAGGGCTGGTGGTTCATACG TTATGGCAGTAAGGAGGGATGGGCTCCAGCTGCCTATCTGAGGAAAATGCAAGATGGTGTCATGGCGGGTAACCAGGCAACAGAGACAAATAAACCAGCTGTGCAGGGTCAGGTGGAAATCATTGGAAACCTTATGGAGATCAGCAACCTCCTGAACAAGAAACCCTCCAACGAacgacactcacacacacaaactgacacCATTGCACACCGAAACAGCACCACAAACACATACAGGCACTCACAGACGGACACATATACACAATACAATGGTGATACGGAGCAGACTGATGCTTACAGTAACAATACACATAGTGATAGAAGCAGCGGCAGCAGCATTAGCACAGCAGCTAATGTGGTTACTTGTAGTTTAGACAGAGACTCTGATGGTCCTGTCACCCAGCACACAGACACGAGTGTGCGTCTCTCTGTCTCAGACAGCAGTGTGTCTGTGTCAGTGTCAGATGCTTGTGGAACTGCGTCTGTTTCTGAAGCAAGTGTGTCTTCAACATCAGCCGCTATAAAGACCAAAACCGTCCCTCCGTCTCCTGCCATTGCTCGAGTCGCACCCCAGAGATTCCACAGCACCGAGACCA GATCACCATCAAACAATCAAAAACTGCCTCCACGTCGAGAAAACAGCctg GGATTTCAGTTACCGCAGCCCCCAGATCCCCCTACTGTCGAAGCTGAGTATTACACCATCGCTGAGTTCAGGTCCTGCTTGACAGATGGCATCAGTTTCAGTGGAGGACAGAAAGCTGAG GTCATTGAGAAGAACTCTGGAGGTTGGTGGTACGTCCAAATCGGAGAGAAGGAGGGTTGGGCCCCATGTTCTTACATCGACAAACGCAAGAAACCCACCTTGAACCGCCAAACCAGTACACTGACCCGGCCCAAGGTACCACCTCCTGCTCCGCCAATCAAAAAGCAGAACTCACTTCCATGTGTTGAGTCTGAGGTTTTGACCCCAACGAGTCCAAGGGTGTATGAGGAACCAGAGTATGATGTTCCAGCAGTGGGCCTTGAATTTGATCCTGAGCAGGAGTTTTTTCCAGGAGATGCACCGACTAAAGCCCCACCTCCTTTATGTCAGCGTATGGTTTCTTTTACGTTGGGTGAAGGggatgaagaggatgatgaggatgTGTATGCCAATGGTGGCTTCATAGCTGTACCACAGTGTAAGGACAGTCACTATGACACATACTCGTCTTCTTCAGCGCACCGGGCATCTATGTGGGATCCACCGGAATATGATGCCCCAACAATCGAGCCCAACATTGAGACCTCTACGACGCTCTATGCACACTCAAAGCAATCTAAACTCAAACAGCAGGCTGATGAGTCTAAATCCAAACCATCCGTGCGTCCGAAACCTGCAAACCAAGACTGTGGTTCTCTCAGAAGACCCCAAAACCAAGAGCAACCAGGCCAGATGCAATTCAGGACCTCCCGCACATCTGAGGACTCTGAGAATGGCTCATCAGATAAATTCCAGACGTTTAGTGATCCGCCTTCCTTTTTGTACCGAACTACTGTGGCGTACCAGCGGAAAGAGCCGTGCGAGCTCAGCTTTCCCGCGGGAGTGCAGGTGGAGGTTCTGGAGAAGCAGGAGAGCGGCTGGTGGTTCGTCCGCTGGGGGAACGAAGAGGGCTGGGCGCCCACCTACTACCTGCAGCCAATCAAAAGCTTCGAAACAAGCGGTACAGAAGCCAAAACCACCGAGATGGTTAATTCTGAGACGTGTTGGTCTGCGTCTCCTGAGTTGGAGATTTCAGTGCAGGGAGATGTTGGAAAGTTGGGTAAATGCATAAGTTTGGAGAAGAACGAGCAGCGTGTTAACCAAAGCCTGAAGAGCGGACACAGATCTAACCAGCAGAACTGCCGGGTCGGTGTGAAGCAGCTCGCCGTCAGACCTCAGAACGTCCTCAAGGACAACACTAATACGCACACAACTCCCGCAGGTCGGAGGAACGATGCGCTGCCTAGTCTTAGCTACAATGACCAAACCAACTCTTCTTGTGCAGGTAACACCGAGAGCATGAGACGTAAGGTACCGGTGTCAATGGTGAAGCCTAAACCTCATCTGATCCACAACAACCTGCGCGAGGAGTACGTTTCCATCGCTGATTATCACGGCGATGCGGAGACCATGAGCTTCCCTGCTGGCACGAGGCTGGAAGTCCTGGAGAGAAACCCTAATGGATGGTGGTACTGCCGTGTGCTCGACACAGCTAAAACACGAAAAGGATGGGTGCCCTCCAACTTTCTGGAGAGGAGGAGCTAG
- the neurl1ab gene encoding neuralized E3 ubiquitin protein ligase 1Ab isoform X1, translating to MGSQVTRTSLDGGTHHCDPLKVNMCQQLPAPSPLCFHANTKGSQIVMDKTQRSVRRIASFCNAITFTNRPVRIHEQVRLKITKKQGCWSGALRVGFSSVDPSDLSSAWLPRFACPDLVSERGFWARALPEEQCEEGTILSFWLDNTGRVFYRVNSGPPIFFFGGIPPGEPVWAIIDIYGLTRGVQLLDSKMVPAEYLCPAVTHEGMDEWHLSSNCSELDLQEDLSSFSSSPNALNSVLSHQLSDDLHFHCVHGNGLRLLTEHIVVRYFNRREDCALAFTHRPLRCGECVFLKVSLRSSALNGFLSYGFTSCNPAHINPKHLPVSPDDLLDRKEFWAFSCLTSLLIGRDIIGFRITAEGEVLVSHNGGRACREMCVDNSTPLWMIFHLQPHIKQISILGTSCGYSPSCSEIQRSIFSDASHLSANQIHSTSIRGFTDSFESRPQSLSSSVGTTFSSLSSESPSTPSCSAITGEECLICCERPVDSVLYTCGHMCLCSVCGGKLMEMSNPSCPMCRSPIRDVIKIYRSMLTGNHLSNK from the exons ATGGGTAGCCAGGTAACCCGCACCTCTTTAG ACGGAGGAACCCATCACTGCGACCCCTTAAAGGTGAACATGTGCCAACAGTTGCCAGCCCCATCGCCGCTCTGTTTCCATGCCAACACGAAAGGCTCTCAAATCGTGATGGACAAGACGCAGCGCAGCGTGCGCCGAATTGCTAGCTTCTGCAATGCCATCACCTTCACCAACCGGCCAGTCAGAATCCATGAACAGGTCCGGCTCAAG ATCACTAAGAAACAGGGATGTTGGAGTGGCGCCCTCCGAGTGGGTTTCAGTTCAGTGGATCCTTCTGATTTAAGTTCAGCATGGCTGCCACGGTTCGCCTGCCCAGATTTAGTTAGCGAAAGGGGATTTTGGGCCCGAGCGCTCCCTGAGGAACAGTGTGAAGAAGGAACCATTCTGTCCTTCTGGTTGGATAACACAGGACGAGTGTTTTACCGGGTAAACAGCGGCCCTCCGATCTTCTTCTTCGGTGGTATACCACCCGGAGAGCCGGTTTGGGCGATCATTGACATTTATGGGCTGACACGTGGAGTACAGCTACTTG ACAGTAAGATGGTGCCAGCTGAATATCTCTGTCCTGCTGTGACTCATGAAGGCATGGATGAGTGGCATCTGTCAAGCAACTGCTCTGAGCTTGACCTCCAGGAAGATCTGTCATCCTTCTCAAGCTCTCCAAACGCCCTCAACTCAGTGCTGTCACATCAGCTCAGTGATGACTTGCATTTCCACTGTGTGCATGGCAACGGTCTGCGTCTGCTGACTGAACACATAGTGGTGCGTTATTTTAACAGACGTGAGGATTGTGCTCTGGCGTTCACACACCGCCCGCTGCGCTGTGGAGAGTGTGTGTTCCTGAAGGTCTCGTTGAGATCGTCTGCTCTGAATGGATTTTTGTCTTATGGATTCACTTCCTGTAACCCAGCCCATATTAACCCAAAGCACCTGCCGGTCAGTCCAGATGACCTGCTGGACCGCAAAGAATTCTGGGCTTTTAGCTGCCTGACTTCACTGCTTATAGGCAGGGATATCATCGGTTTCCGGATAACTGCAGAAGGGGAGGTGCTTGTGAGTCATAATGGAGGGAGAGCATGCAGAGAGATGTGTGTGGATAACTCCACTCCTCTGTGGATGATCTTCCATTTACAGCCACACATcaagcaaatcagcatactgg gcACTTCCTGTGGTTACTCTCCATCCTGTTCAGAAATACAGAGGTCCATCTTTAGTGATGCCAGTcacctctcagccaatcagattcacagTACATCCATCAGGGGTTTTACAGACAGCTTTGAGTCCCGCCCACAGAGTCTGAGCAGTTCTGTAG GGACAACATTCAGTTCACTGTCCTCGGAATCTCCCAGTACCCCATCATGCTCTGCGATTACTGGTGAGGAGTGTTTGATCTGCTGCGAGAGGCCAGTGGACTCAGTCCTGTACACATGCGGACACATGTGCCTGTGCTCTGTCTGTGGTGGGAAGCTAATGGAGATGTCAAACCCATCTTGCCCCATGTGTCGCAGCCCAATCAGAGACGTCATCAAAATATACCGCAGCATGTTAACTGGAAACCACCTCTCCAACAAATAG
- the neurl1ab gene encoding neuralized E3 ubiquitin protein ligase 1Ab isoform X2, which produces MGSQVTRTSLDGGTHHCDPLKVNMCQQLPAPSPLCFHANTKGSQIVMDKTQRSVRRIASFCNAITFTNRPVRIHEQVRLKITKKQGCWSGALRVGFSSVDPSDLSSAWLPRFACPDLVSERGFWARALPEEQCEEGTILSFWLDNTGRVFYRVNSGPPIFFFGGIPPGEPVWAIIDIYGLTRGVQLLDSKMVPAEYLCPAVTHEGMDEWHLSSNCSELDLQEDLSSFSSSPNALNSVLSHQLSDDLHFHCVHGNGLRLLTEHIVVRYFNRREDCALAFTHRPLRCGECVFLKVSLRSSALNGFLSYGFTSCNPAHINPKHLPVSPDDLLDRKEFWAFSCLTSLLIGRDIIGFRITAEGEVLVSHNGGRACREMCVDNSTPLWMIFHLQPHIKQISILGTSCGYSPSCSEIQRSIFSDASHLSANQIHSTSIRGFTDSFESRPQSLSSSGQHSVHCPRNLPVPHHALRLLVRSV; this is translated from the exons ATGGGTAGCCAGGTAACCCGCACCTCTTTAG ACGGAGGAACCCATCACTGCGACCCCTTAAAGGTGAACATGTGCCAACAGTTGCCAGCCCCATCGCCGCTCTGTTTCCATGCCAACACGAAAGGCTCTCAAATCGTGATGGACAAGACGCAGCGCAGCGTGCGCCGAATTGCTAGCTTCTGCAATGCCATCACCTTCACCAACCGGCCAGTCAGAATCCATGAACAGGTCCGGCTCAAG ATCACTAAGAAACAGGGATGTTGGAGTGGCGCCCTCCGAGTGGGTTTCAGTTCAGTGGATCCTTCTGATTTAAGTTCAGCATGGCTGCCACGGTTCGCCTGCCCAGATTTAGTTAGCGAAAGGGGATTTTGGGCCCGAGCGCTCCCTGAGGAACAGTGTGAAGAAGGAACCATTCTGTCCTTCTGGTTGGATAACACAGGACGAGTGTTTTACCGGGTAAACAGCGGCCCTCCGATCTTCTTCTTCGGTGGTATACCACCCGGAGAGCCGGTTTGGGCGATCATTGACATTTATGGGCTGACACGTGGAGTACAGCTACTTG ACAGTAAGATGGTGCCAGCTGAATATCTCTGTCCTGCTGTGACTCATGAAGGCATGGATGAGTGGCATCTGTCAAGCAACTGCTCTGAGCTTGACCTCCAGGAAGATCTGTCATCCTTCTCAAGCTCTCCAAACGCCCTCAACTCAGTGCTGTCACATCAGCTCAGTGATGACTTGCATTTCCACTGTGTGCATGGCAACGGTCTGCGTCTGCTGACTGAACACATAGTGGTGCGTTATTTTAACAGACGTGAGGATTGTGCTCTGGCGTTCACACACCGCCCGCTGCGCTGTGGAGAGTGTGTGTTCCTGAAGGTCTCGTTGAGATCGTCTGCTCTGAATGGATTTTTGTCTTATGGATTCACTTCCTGTAACCCAGCCCATATTAACCCAAAGCACCTGCCGGTCAGTCCAGATGACCTGCTGGACCGCAAAGAATTCTGGGCTTTTAGCTGCCTGACTTCACTGCTTATAGGCAGGGATATCATCGGTTTCCGGATAACTGCAGAAGGGGAGGTGCTTGTGAGTCATAATGGAGGGAGAGCATGCAGAGAGATGTGTGTGGATAACTCCACTCCTCTGTGGATGATCTTCCATTTACAGCCACACATcaagcaaatcagcatactgg gcACTTCCTGTGGTTACTCTCCATCCTGTTCAGAAATACAGAGGTCCATCTTTAGTGATGCCAGTcacctctcagccaatcagattcacagTACATCCATCAGGGGTTTTACAGACAGCTTTGAGTCCCGCCCACAGAGTCTGAGCAGTTCT GGACAACATTCAGTTCACTGTCCTCGGAATCTCCCAGTACCCCATCATGCTCTGCGATTACTGGTGAGGAGTGTTTGA
- the sh3pxd2ab gene encoding SH3 and PX domain-containing protein 2A isoform X3, whose amino-acid sequence MSVVGWTPGPRAGRERGEALGAEECMRVYVVTADYQRQENTEISLKAGERVEVIEKSESGWWFVRTAEEQGWVPATYLVSLTGRRDNHKTPNGETERYITVQSFSSSSQDELGFESGVIVEVIQRNLEGWWFIRYGSKEGWAPAAYLRKMQDGVMAGNQATETNKPAVQGQVEIIGNLMEISNLLNKKPSNERHSHTQTDTIAHRNSTTNTYRHSQTDTYTQYNGDTEQTDAYSNNTHSDRSSGSSISTAANVVTCSLDRDSDGPVTQHTDTSVRLSVSDSSVSVSVSDACGTASVSEASVSSTSAAIKTKTVPPSPAIARVAPQRFHSTETRSPSNNQKLPPRRENSLGFQLPQPPDPPTVEAEYYTIAEFRSCLTDGISFSGGQKAEVIEKNSGGWWYVQIGEKEGWAPCSYIDKRKKPTLNRQTSTLTRPKVPPPAPPIKKQNSLPCVESEVLTPTSPRVYEEPEYDVPAVGLEFDPEQEFFPGDAPTKAPPPLCQRMVSFTLGEGDEEDDEDVYANGGFIAVPQCKDSHYDTYSSSSAHRASMWDPPEYDAPTIEPNIETSTTLYAHSKQSKLKQQADESKSKPSVRPKPANQDCGSLRRPQNQEQPGQMQFRTSRTSEDSENGSSDKFQTFSDPPSFLYRTTVAYQRKEPCELSFPAGVQVEVLEKQESGWWFVRWGNEEGWAPTYYLQPIKSFETSGTEAKTTEMVNSETCWSASPELEISVQGDVGKLGKCISLEKNEQRVNQSLKSGHRSNQQNCRVGVKQLAVRPQNVLKDNTNTHTTPAGRRNDALPSLSYNDQTNSSCAGNTESMRRKVPVSMVKPKPHLIHNNLREEYVSIADYHGDAETMSFPAGTRLEVLERNPNGWWYCRVLDTAKTRKGWVPSNFLERRS is encoded by the exons gGTGGTGGTTTGTAAGAACAGCTGAAGAACAAGGCTGGGTTCCTGCAACATACCTTGTCTCTCTCACAGGACGTCGAGACAACCACAAAACACCGAACGGAGAGA CAGAGAGGTATATTACAGTTCAGTCCTTCAGCAGTTCGAGTCAGGATGAGCTGGGCTTTGAGAGTGGCGTCATTGTTGAGGTCATCCAGAGGAATCTGGAGGGCTGGTGGTTCATACG TTATGGCAGTAAGGAGGGATGGGCTCCAGCTGCCTATCTGAGGAAAATGCAAGATGGTGTCATGGCGGGTAACCAGGCAACAGAGACAAATAAACCAGCTGTGCAGGGTCAGGTGGAAATCATTGGAAACCTTATGGAGATCAGCAACCTCCTGAACAAGAAACCCTCCAACGAacgacactcacacacacaaactgacacCATTGCACACCGAAACAGCACCACAAACACATACAGGCACTCACAGACGGACACATATACACAATACAATGGTGATACGGAGCAGACTGATGCTTACAGTAACAATACACATAGTGATAGAAGCAGCGGCAGCAGCATTAGCACAGCAGCTAATGTGGTTACTTGTAGTTTAGACAGAGACTCTGATGGTCCTGTCACCCAGCACACAGACACGAGTGTGCGTCTCTCTGTCTCAGACAGCAGTGTGTCTGTGTCAGTGTCAGATGCTTGTGGAACTGCGTCTGTTTCTGAAGCAAGTGTGTCTTCAACATCAGCCGCTATAAAGACCAAAACCGTCCCTCCGTCTCCTGCCATTGCTCGAGTCGCACCCCAGAGATTCCACAGCACCGAGACCA GATCACCATCAAACAATCAAAAACTGCCTCCACGTCGAGAAAACAGCctg GGATTTCAGTTACCGCAGCCCCCAGATCCCCCTACTGTCGAAGCTGAGTATTACACCATCGCTGAGTTCAGGTCCTGCTTGACAGATGGCATCAGTTTCAGTGGAGGACAGAAAGCTGAG GTCATTGAGAAGAACTCTGGAGGTTGGTGGTACGTCCAAATCGGAGAGAAGGAGGGTTGGGCCCCATGTTCTTACATCGACAAACGCAAGAAACCCACCTTGAACCGCCAAACCAGTACACTGACCCGGCCCAAGGTACCACCTCCTGCTCCGCCAATCAAAAAGCAGAACTCACTTCCATGTGTTGAGTCTGAGGTTTTGACCCCAACGAGTCCAAGGGTGTATGAGGAACCAGAGTATGATGTTCCAGCAGTGGGCCTTGAATTTGATCCTGAGCAGGAGTTTTTTCCAGGAGATGCACCGACTAAAGCCCCACCTCCTTTATGTCAGCGTATGGTTTCTTTTACGTTGGGTGAAGGggatgaagaggatgatgaggatgTGTATGCCAATGGTGGCTTCATAGCTGTACCACAGTGTAAGGACAGTCACTATGACACATACTCGTCTTCTTCAGCGCACCGGGCATCTATGTGGGATCCACCGGAATATGATGCCCCAACAATCGAGCCCAACATTGAGACCTCTACGACGCTCTATGCACACTCAAAGCAATCTAAACTCAAACAGCAGGCTGATGAGTCTAAATCCAAACCATCCGTGCGTCCGAAACCTGCAAACCAAGACTGTGGTTCTCTCAGAAGACCCCAAAACCAAGAGCAACCAGGCCAGATGCAATTCAGGACCTCCCGCACATCTGAGGACTCTGAGAATGGCTCATCAGATAAATTCCAGACGTTTAGTGATCCGCCTTCCTTTTTGTACCGAACTACTGTGGCGTACCAGCGGAAAGAGCCGTGCGAGCTCAGCTTTCCCGCGGGAGTGCAGGTGGAGGTTCTGGAGAAGCAGGAGAGCGGCTGGTGGTTCGTCCGCTGGGGGAACGAAGAGGGCTGGGCGCCCACCTACTACCTGCAGCCAATCAAAAGCTTCGAAACAAGCGGTACAGAAGCCAAAACCACCGAGATGGTTAATTCTGAGACGTGTTGGTCTGCGTCTCCTGAGTTGGAGATTTCAGTGCAGGGAGATGTTGGAAAGTTGGGTAAATGCATAAGTTTGGAGAAGAACGAGCAGCGTGTTAACCAAAGCCTGAAGAGCGGACACAGATCTAACCAGCAGAACTGCCGGGTCGGTGTGAAGCAGCTCGCCGTCAGACCTCAGAACGTCCTCAAGGACAACACTAATACGCACACAACTCCCGCAGGTCGGAGGAACGATGCGCTGCCTAGTCTTAGCTACAATGACCAAACCAACTCTTCTTGTGCAGGTAACACCGAGAGCATGAGACGTAAGGTACCGGTGTCAATGGTGAAGCCTAAACCTCATCTGATCCACAACAACCTGCGCGAGGAGTACGTTTCCATCGCTGATTATCACGGCGATGCGGAGACCATGAGCTTCCCTGCTGGCACGAGGCTGGAAGTCCTGGAGAGAAACCCTAATGGATGGTGGTACTGCCGTGTGCTCGACACAGCTAAAACACGAAAAGGATGGGTGCCCTCCAACTTTCTGGAGAGGAGGAGCTAG